atcttaaataatttatcacTTATCCACATCAATAAACAttcatcataattattatacctttgttttacttttattgAATCTTTGAATttcttaaatatatatgcagcCAAAGCATCAATACTTTCTTCATTAGTTTTACAACTACCATTACGACAATATCCTTTGATGGTTATGTCTTTGTTAATTTTCTCCGTATCgacattttcatcattaaaATAACTATCACCTTCGAGAAGTAACATACActaagaaaatatttataaaaatataaattaattcaaaattaattcaaataaaatttaatatgatttgaatataatttaaacataataaaattaaggataaatatattttattttaaaataaggTTATTTACCAATTGTTTGTGCTTGCTCATTGTAATggaattttgtttttaaactGTAGATTGACATCATATtgtttttacataaaaCTTATATACTACaccaaaaaatttatgcaATTATTTGTCTTTCTATgtgaaattttaaatagttAAACGCACTTTAGCATTTTTctcaataataatattaattttaaattaatatacaataatataatgaaataaaacttATATTAACTTTTGTTGCAATTGAGATAAGCATTCTTATTTTGTGATTTGTTCGaaccatttttatcatatgcGAAATATCGCTAttcttaataatatttggaATAGCTTCATTGTGTAATTTTGTGTAACATTTCAATaagtttaaataaaacacatTTTCTAATTATTATACGTTCTTACATTAGAGAACTATACATTTTCTTGATTTATAGTAAAATTATCACCaattctatattattataaatatataaagaattaaaaatgtgttattactataattgttaaaaatgtatttgtatctcattatttgaatataatgtattatttaagTTATTATTCAACATGGAATATCACaccttttatattatttctaataaatacaaaacaCAAGTTgtgtttaaatttaatattttcctttttctaaataaatGGTATATAGCATGTTTAATTAccttaattaatatatgtaaattaataattcattttagAATATGTgctaatatttctttacatataacataattaatgaataatttaagtgcatattttatctaatttttaaaattaaaaaagcataatatacaaatatattaattgaGCTATTGCAATTAAAATGAATcatgaatataaattggTTTTAGGGTAATAGTTAGTATATAGAGaatgtataatattcttttcattcttatgatttatttaatgtataaatgattaaaaaatatttttcaaacattaaagcaaataaatataattgtgCTCGTgcaatttaatttaaatatattaactttaaattttaaaattgtattaataCTTTGGTTAGAATAATTAACTAATTTAGAagcaatataatatgtattatcattttaaaTACACATTTATTCTTACAACCTAAACATATGTAttgtacattttttaataatataattttatttatttctataataaaatatttacatttttaatggaAACTTTAGAATTATTAGTAAAATTAATGGTATCTTACTTGACAATGTTGATTCTAGTATTGCTACATTAAAGCTTAAATAAGtgttataatattcatatgatattttatacgCACAATTATAATCTCCTCACATGTTTAAGAATATGTATAATCCATTTATAcccatataaaataaacataatatattaattcgTATTTAATCATGTATTAATCAATATTGTGATTGCTATCACTAATGGCGCATCAATGTATACTACTATGAGGTAAGTAATGCACTCAAGAGAAATGCTTTAAATCAATTACTAATTTTCCTTGCCTCATTGCTTTaaagtataaaattttagaacatatgtattattttgtaacaacaatgtatttaaattattttaaagtttgtgcatatataatagcctaataaaaatgttattagttcaaataaaattaattttaattatatgaagttttcataataaaacactatttaaatattagtaaagtattttattatattatatgtataggcatataataagaaagctattatttctatcgtattatttataattattaaaacaaaatataatctaaattttattaacattcttatatgcaattatattaactattttaaatataatttatttatacctcaaaactataaaatttttaaattaatagtGATTAATCTAATGTTATACCTTTattgtaaataaattaaagtaTATAGAACTATttctattatttgaatttaatGATTTAGCATAAAATGATGCTATATacaatcaaaaaataaatggtattatacatatatctataatgtattttttattgtactattaaaaatgttagaTGCATAAAATACCTTTTATAGATAATGTTGTATTGTCGATTTTTGATcgatattttatgaatctgcattatattattatgtattattagcctgtttaattaatgttaaaaatatatccattAACCTGAAGgtatattataatgtaGATAAATGCTCCAAATGAACCTAATTATATGTTACAGCTTCATATATAAGGTTATTATTTCGTTTGGTTGGAAAGttgtaatttaaataaaaataacgacagaaataatatgttttgctaaataaaatgcttcatcaaataaagaaacatATTGTATTATTCATGATTCAATATGTCTCTGGGTTAGCAActcttatataataaataataagggTTCTTCCATATAGTTAGTCAACAATTACCAATAAAGTATAAAATGGGAGGTTGTAATATGAcgcatttatatatataaatgaattatatgaaaatattataacgTATGGGAAATAGCTATACACCCCATTTCATATTAATGGCTATGCCCTTTTTGGGTGCATATTTAGACACTATCTCGCGATTAAAAATACGAGGATAACACATATTTAATCACCAATTACagacaatatatattatcaaattattacaaaataattacaaTATACCCAGAACCCTAACCCAAAGCGCAGATTAAGCGAACGGAAAAATAATCCACAAACATAACACTGCcccataaaattttaaacacCTCGATATCgagaaattaaaataaaaaaattaattaattttatgtatccatattatatacttcttgattttacaaaattatgcttcattatttttatattttatttatttgtattttttaaaattttatatatactctATTTTGccattaaaagaaaatttataatttgtattaatttataaaaaaaatatgggcATCAATATCATtacttataaataatttttataaaattaacaattttgctaaaaaatattatttagtaaaatttatgttaaaaatgataaaaaatcgCAGAATTTTTGATTctcataatataaattttatcaagTTATTGTTATGaaacattataaataattgttataatattgaggaatgcatataaatataatgtaaTATTCGCCTTTAAACAAACTccttaatatttaaaattataaaatattctttatacTCAAAGCAAATAGAAAGAAACAACAAAacaactatttttatatattaattattacaatttatatttctagCATGGGTATTGATTCCGTAATATAGTTGTTTGCGTATATTAGAACAAATCTAATAAATTGTTAcattaaaacaatatatattttttatactctTATCCTacctttatattatcaactTTCTCTTGTTAAATAAATGCTGTtgtcatataatatacgtTTTTTCTATCTATGCATAAATTtcagttttatttttaagttatgaactataataataaaaaatttgggTACCTATAATACAACGTATtaataatgttatatataactaaagctatttttttatatatataatatttattaaagctgtaataattattgttCACTTATATGCAACgctttaaataaaaatcaaattatttatatattttttaaaaaaaaacatttactttaatttttatatattataatatattatgttttcGTATATTATTCgaaatataattgtaataatattattacataaatttcaataataataataattaaataattaacattttaaaaaccAATATATAGAATACAAGACATGTTACTAAATTGTATATTCTGTACGTATTTATTAGtatacaataatattaaaaaatataataaatacctgaaataaataaaatttaaaaattatttatgttttttaaataaatattaatttttgtaaatttttcgAAATCGGTTGCTTCGATTTAACATAATTATACAccctttatatttattaattgaaaattaataaaaaataaatatattaatattttttagtattttatatatcaaattcaaaaatgaataaaggATATATTAAGATTGCTTTGGCAATTTTAAGCTTCGCAGGATATATGCAAAATGTAGCATTTGCAAGCGAAGCTGCTGTACCTACCACTTcgtaagaaaataattgcatcatatatatctgcattgaatataaatatgtgtataCTGTTTATTATGagaatattatgtatattttgtgAATTTGGATATGTATAACaattggaaaataaaagcaacttataaatatatatttgtttctaaattataaatgcaaacgcatttaaaaatatatttccttCTCCATTTCTAGttcaaatgaaaaaaataggcAACATCTAAATTTAAGATCTAGACAACAAGGATCTTTCAACCCTCGAGAAGCTAAACAAGCAGCAGCTGTTATGGCCGAAgctttaaatatttcaaaaaaacatgCCGAACACACAGATGATTACAGGTTCTATTGTGAGATGAATGGAGCAGTTCTACATTTTAAGCCATTCAGATATACTACAATTGGAAAGCTTGAATTTACAATCCCCAACGCCAATAATGTATGAATTAACAagcaataatttttaattcatgaaattattttaaaataacaaaatataattgttaatatataaatattttttttgttattgtTAGTATGCTGATATATTAAAGATGTTATGGGGTCCCAATACCGAAAATAActacaaaaatatgttcGATACAGGTATATAATTaactaatttatttaatgtgATTATTAATCTTTATGATggatttattgtttttttataatcaatcttcaattttctaaatttaataatgttttaattgacatgtatacaaaattatattttttttaggaaAAATTTTTCGAATGTACAATGAAAATCTAGCTATTATACAACAGTATTACCACGGCCCTATAGGGGATTCATACTATAATGTAATAGTCAACAAAGTTGAAGTaaggatatttttttttcttcatcctTCTagatatacttttttttcgtatgactatatcataatttataaaaatgtactttttattaatttatagcTATCAGACGACGAAACTGCAATACTCTTGGTTTCATCAGATATGAAGGATAATAGCAAACCACGTCCTATACCTTATCAAAATCCTATCGTAACAAGTGCAAACTCATTCAAGCCTGTTCTTAATTCTGAAGTCGAAGTTAGAATAGGAATGTTACACAAAACGTATATTAACTTAATGACGcttttcattaaaaaggAAGCTGATGGCGTTAAAATTACCCTTATCGGCTCTGTaagcaatataaaaattttagtaACATAATTTTGTGTTACCATTATCAAAACTATATAAAttctatataaattttcatattgtaatacatatattcattcataataaaatggagcatttatatatttattaatttttgtttcttttcTCAGATTGAACATGGTTTTATTCCCAATACCGATAGGCCAAGAAAAACTCTTATGAATATAACAGCCTTTATAATgttaaattttatcaatCTAAAAGATGTtgttaaaaagaaataaatgtatttccaaataacattttttaaaattttgatatttatattaataaaataaacttattttcatgaattatgtttattttaaattattgttataGAACATagattttgtttttaaacaGTATTTGATTTGCACAACATTTATTCATGGTTtttattgtaaatataaatatagtttTTGAAATGGTAAATACGTAATGCTTGTGCGTATTTATCTGACTATGAAAAACTAAATA
This region of Plasmodium chabaudi chabaudi strain AS genome assembly, chromosome: 13 genomic DNA includes:
- a CDS encoding fam-a protein, giving the protein MNKGYIKIALAILSFAGYMQNVAFASEAAVPTTSSNEKNRQHLNLRSRQQGSFNPREAKQAAAVMAEALNISKKHAEHTDDYRFYCEMNGAVLHFKPFRYTTIGKLEFTIPNANNYADILKMLWGPNTENNYKNMFDTGKIFRMYNENLAIIQQYYHGPIGDSYYNVIVNKVELSDDETAILLVSSDMKDNSKPRPIPYQNPIVTSANSFKPVLNSEVEVRIGMLHKTYINLMTLFIKKEADGVKITLIGSIEHGFIPNTDRPRKTLMNITAFIMLNFINLKDVVKKK